The following are encoded together in the Vigna angularis cultivar LongXiaoDou No.4 chromosome 9, ASM1680809v1, whole genome shotgun sequence genome:
- the LOC108346535 gene encoding uncharacterized protein LOC108346535: MSAYWVIFGKACHLLVEIEHQAYWAVKSCNFSMVQAGEERKLELNELDEIRLEAYENSKFYKERTKKFHDSSIVRKDFEVGQQVLLYNSRLGLMVGKLRSKWIGPFVVTNVYPYGAVEIQSPSTAKSFKVNGHRLKPFLNNPSLLDIVVEETSLVDPTSLFP; this comes from the coding sequence ATGTCTGCTTATTGGGTTATCTTTGGAAAGGCATGTCACTTACTAGTGGAGATTGAGCATCAGGCATATTGGGCTGTGAAGTCTTGCAACTTCTCCATGGTTCAAGCTGGAGAGGAAAGAAAGTTGGAATTGAATGAGCTTGATGAGATCCGATTGGAGGCCTATGAGAACTCAAAGTTCTACAAGGAAAGGACAAAGAAGTTCCATGATAGTTCAATTGTTAGGAAAGACTTTGAGGTTGGCCAGCAGGTTTTATTGTATAACTCTAGGCTCGGACTCATGGTGGGTAAGTTAAGATCAAAATGGATTGGACCTTTTGTTGTGACTAACGTTTATCCTTATGGTGCAGTTGAGATCCAAAGTCCATCCACAGCTAAAAGCTTCAAGGTTAATGGGCACAGATTGAAGCCTTTCCTCAACAATCCTTCTTTGTTGGATATAGTGGTGGAGGAAACGTCTTTGGTCGATCCCACCTCTCTTTTCCCCTGA